TGGGGCGGCCGTCAGGGCATGCTGTCCGAGGCGGTATGCGAGGATCTGGCCAACCTGGCCGACTATGAGTTCTTCCTGTGCGGCTCACCGGCCATGGTTTACGGCACCCTGGATGCTCTGCTGGCGGCAGGCGCCGTGGAGCAGCAGATTCATTCGGATGTGTTTGCCTACGCGCCGCGCTGAGTCATATCTGACGAGTCGGACTGGAACCCTTCCGCTGATGGGTTCTCCGATGATTCCCACGCAGAGCATGGGAGTCATCGACACCGAGGGACGGGGTATTATCGTAAAGCCTTTGGCTGCGGCAATTCCGGCAGATCATGCACCATCAGCGCAAAACCCTGACGCAGCATCTTCTGGCTGGCCTGGTGCTCACCCAGATGCTCCAGCAGCCTGACCAGTTCGGCGCAGGTCTGGATATCCCGGCGGCTGGCGAAACTCGCTTCAAAGTATTCCCGCGCCTTGCCCCACAGGCTGTTACGCAAGGCCAGCCTGCCCAGCGACAGCAATAGCGTGGCATCCTGCGGGTGATCGGCCAACCAATGTTCGGCGGTATCCAGCTGACGCGCCGGATCGGCACCGCGCACCAGCCCGTAGATATGCACTAACCGGTCGTTGTAACCCTGGGCCAGGGTTTCACGCAGGACTTTCTCCGCATGCACTTCGGCACCGGAAGCACGCAGCTGCAGGCAATAGGTTTCGATCAGCGCCGTGTCCTGCTTCAGCGGCTTGGGTAGACGCTCCCAGACCGTGCTTACCGGGTTGGCCTCGCCGGTAGGCAAACTCTGGCCGCGCTGTCCCGCCTGGGTCAGCAGCGCAATGTAAACCTGCCGTTCCAGCGCCTGCTGATCCGCCTCGCTATACAACTTGTTGCGATGCAGCTCAGGCAACAACTGCTCCAGCCGCTCCCAGTCTTCCAGGCGCAGATACAGCTGCCCCATGAGCTTCAAGGCATACAGGTGCTTGGGGTGTTCCTTGCGCACGCGGGTCAAGGTCGCCAACGCCTGCTCCAGTTGGCCGCGGGAGATCTGCAGCTGCGCCTGGGTGACGGCGATGGCGACGTCGGCGTTGGGGGTGGTTTCGTAGGCTTCACGCAGCAGCTTGTCAGCCTCGCGATAATCCTCCAGTTCGTGTGCGGCACGGGCCGCCGCCAGATAGTTGATCAGCGGCTGTTCGGCATGCGGCGCGGCACGGCGCAACAGGCGCAAACTGTTGGCCCAATGCCCTTCAGCAAACTCCAGCAGCCCGCGGGTGGTGATCTGATTGGCGCGGCGGGCTCGGTTGTGCCGTGACCAGGGGTTGACCCGGCGACTGGAGGCATTGATCAGCCGCACCACCGCCCGTAGCAGTACCAACAACAGCCAGAGTGCCAGCAGAAAGCCGAGACCGACCCAGACGCTGGTTTCGATCGACATGTTGCGCCAGGCAATCAGCAGGTAGCCAGGGTCCTCGGCCACCGCCATGCCCAGCAACGCTGCAATCAGTAGTACCACCAGCACCGCTACATAGCTTTTACTCATCAGCGGTCTCCCCATTGCCTACGGGGTTCCTGCGACTCTGAATATAGGCTGCAAGTCCCTGCTGCAAGGGAGCCAGGTCCGGCGGCGTCACGCTGACCCGCTCATTGCTGAGTTTGAGCAGACGGCTCTGCATGGCGCGAACCCGCGGGTTATCCAGCTCGAAGAACTGTTCCAGCATATCTGCAGCGCGCTGCAGGGTGTCCTGATAGATCTCACCTTCGCCGCGTAGTACCGCCCACTGCGCCTGTTCCAGCGTCAGTTGCAGAGTACGCCTGATCCGCTGCATTTCGGCATCATCCAGCAGGGGAGTAATGACCTTGCCGCGTTGGAAGTCGACCCGCACATAGCGTTCCAGACGCATCAGCATGCGCTCACCACGGGTGCGGCGGGCCAGTCGATCCTCGAACTCCTCTTCAGGCG
Above is a genomic segment from Halopseudomonas litoralis containing:
- a CDS encoding heme biosynthesis HemY N-terminal domain-containing protein; amino-acid sequence: MSKSYVAVLVVLLIAALLGMAVAEDPGYLLIAWRNMSIETSVWVGLGFLLALWLLLVLLRAVVRLINASSRRVNPWSRHNRARRANQITTRGLLEFAEGHWANSLRLLRRAAPHAEQPLINYLAAARAAHELEDYREADKLLREAYETTPNADVAIAVTQAQLQISRGQLEQALATLTRVRKEHPKHLYALKLMGQLYLRLEDWERLEQLLPELHRNKLYSEADQQALERQVYIALLTQAGQRGQSLPTGEANPVSTVWERLPKPLKQDTALIETYCLQLRASGAEVHAEKVLRETLAQGYNDRLVHIYGLVRGADPARQLDTAEHWLADHPQDATLLLSLGRLALRNSLWGKAREYFEASFASRRDIQTCAELVRLLEHLGEHQASQKMLRQGFALMVHDLPELPQPKALR